The Xiphias gladius isolate SHS-SW01 ecotype Sanya breed wild unplaced genomic scaffold, ASM1685928v1 HiC_scaffold_980, whole genome shotgun sequence genome contains a region encoding:
- the LOC120788010 gene encoding nuclear pore complex protein Nup160-like: MAAVLERSFIEICGFERETLHRFREVTVNLGLSPLPGGLKFPDSAGAFHYEESGKLLSVTSNRFVHWSTSGDTVQLVEQSLDTNLLNNAVKFKFSHCTVLPGGVNIQETLNNVIILISTNQSIHRLVLPHPTRMYRS; this comes from the exons ATGGCGGCGGTGCTGGAGCGCAGCTTCATAGAGATTTGTGGATTTGAGAGGGAAACTCTGCACCGGTTCAGAGAAGTGACCGTAAACCTCG gtcTGAGTCCTCTTCCTGGTGGGCTGAAGTTTCCGGACAGTGCTGGAGCGTTTCATTATGAGGAAAGTGGgaagctgctgtcagtcaccagtAACAGATTCGTACATTG GTCCACGTCAGGAGACACGGTGCAGCTGGTGGAGCAGTCTCTGGACACCAACCTGCTCAACAACGCTGTCAAATTCAAGTTCAGCCACTGTACTGTTCTGCCTGGGGGAGTCAACATCCAGGAGACCCTCAACAATGTCATCATCCTCATCTCCACCAATCAGAGCATCCACAGACTGGTGCTGCCTCACCCCACACGCATGTACCGCAGT